From a region of the Panicum virgatum strain AP13 chromosome 2K, P.virgatum_v5, whole genome shotgun sequence genome:
- the LOC120671905 gene encoding ethylene-responsive transcription factor ERF094-like — MRLAAPALHCSDSDSPIPIPTTGRSIIWRKQQHKSSEMEQYQYASYMYNSSSYPDHASGCAGGAGVTGAAADAGADDMQRLLNALMLDMAAESESFSDDMEAASSDSSSSACLSAANDSGEKKSSALGRPATLIGVRKRPWGKFAAEIRDSTRKGARVWLGTFDSPEAAALAYDQAAFSVRGAAAVLNFPVERVQDSLRALALSASSASAAAAAAAGSPVLALKSRHSIRKRSPNKNKKPPPHQHQHQRPQQQAAAAAPPPQPAYPGSVVELEDLGADYLDELLRVSSELDHW; from the coding sequence ATGCGCCTTGCCGCCCCGGCGTTGCATTGCTCCGACTCCGATAGTCCAATCCCCATCCCCACCACTGGCCGATCGATCATTTGGCGGAAACAGCAACACAAATCCAGCGAGATGGAGCAGTACCAGTACGCCTCCTACATGTACAACAGCAGCAGCTATCCCGATCATGCATCCggctgcgccggcggcgccggcgtcaccggcgcggcggcggatgccGGGGCGGACGACATGCAGCGCCTGCTCAACGCGCTGATGCTCGACATGGCCGCCGAGTCCGAGTCCTTCTCCGACGACATGGAGGCGGCCTCGTCGGACTCCTCGTCCTCGGCCTGCTTGTCGGCCGCCAACGACAGCGGCGAGAAGAAGAGCTCCGCGCTCGGGCGGCCGGCCACCTTAATCGGTGTGCGGAAGCGGCCGTGGGGCAAGTTCGCGGCGGAGATCCGGGACTCGACGCGCAAGGGCGCCCGCGTGTGGCTGGGCACCTTCGACAgccccgaggcggcggcgctcgcctaCGACCAGGCCGCCTTCTCCgtgcgcggcgccgcggcggtgctCAACTTCCCCGTGGAGCGCGTGCAGGACTCGCTCCGCGCGCTCGcgctctccgcctcctccgcatccgccgccgccgccgcggcggcggggtccccTGTCCTCGCGCTCAAGAGCCGGCACTCCATCCGCAAGCGCTCCccgaacaagaacaagaagccgccgcctcaccagcaccagcaccagcggccgcagcagcaggcggccgccgccgccccgccgccgcagccggcgtACCCCGGCAGCGTGGTGGAGCTGGAGGACCTGGGCGCCGACTACCTCGACGAGCTCCTCCGGGTGTCCTCCGAGCTCGACCATTGGTAG